One genomic window of Elusimicrobiaceae bacterium includes the following:
- a CDS encoding UDP-glucose--hexose-1-phosphate uridylyltransferase, whose translation MNVNLWIDKLVLYALRQQLIVPQDRVWAVNQLLSILQIDDYKPTGFSGKTPQYPCEILSKLCDFAAQKGLIVPDTVTMRDLFDTKIMGVFAKRPSETIAEFFQLLKTDPRKATDKFYHDACALDYIRTARVAKNLAWKSRTAYGNLDITINMSKPEKDPKDIEMALHAKSSAYPACLLCKENEGYAGRINHPARQTIRLIPLDLLKDGHPWYLQYSPYGYYREHCICLSDKHEPMKLTQKSFARLLNFVALFPHYFIGSNADLPIVGGSILTHDHFQGGRYVFAMEKAPLEKTFQLTQFPAVKAGIVKWPMSVIRLSGKKQDLIEAGAYILKKWRGYSDLNADIIAKTGNTVHNTITPIARRRGRVFELDLVLRNNRTTPQFPMGLFHPHAEVHHIKKENIGLIEVMGLAVLPARLAQELNDLKPYLIRRDLTGLSKHESLKKHAIWASDLLEKHQFTARNVTKILRAEVGNVFAKVLEYAGVYKRTPEGKKAFDRFIQKL comes from the coding sequence ATGAACGTTAACTTATGGATAGATAAATTAGTTTTGTATGCTTTACGCCAACAACTTATTGTACCGCAAGATCGTGTCTGGGCGGTAAACCAGTTGCTCTCTATTTTACAGATAGATGACTATAAACCCACTGGTTTTTCCGGGAAAACGCCGCAATATCCTTGCGAAATTCTTTCTAAATTATGTGATTTCGCAGCCCAAAAGGGATTGATTGTTCCCGATACGGTAACCATGCGTGATTTATTTGACACAAAGATTATGGGCGTATTTGCCAAACGGCCTTCGGAAACGATTGCGGAGTTCTTTCAACTTTTGAAGACAGATCCACGCAAAGCAACTGACAAATTTTATCACGATGCGTGTGCTTTGGATTATATTCGTACGGCGCGCGTTGCTAAGAATCTGGCTTGGAAATCTCGTACCGCGTATGGAAATTTGGATATAACGATTAATATGTCTAAACCGGAAAAAGACCCTAAGGATATTGAGATGGCCTTGCATGCAAAATCTTCGGCTTATCCGGCTTGTTTGTTATGTAAAGAAAACGAGGGCTATGCCGGCCGGATAAATCATCCAGCCCGCCAAACGATTCGGCTCATTCCATTAGATTTACTGAAGGACGGTCACCCGTGGTATTTACAATATTCTCCTTACGGATATTACCGGGAGCATTGTATCTGTTTGTCTGACAAACATGAACCGATGAAACTGACCCAAAAAAGTTTTGCGCGTTTATTAAATTTTGTGGCACTTTTTCCTCATTATTTTATAGGTTCGAATGCTGATTTGCCCATTGTAGGCGGTTCTATTTTGACCCATGACCATTTCCAAGGCGGGCGATATGTATTTGCCATGGAAAAGGCTCCGCTGGAAAAAACATTTCAATTAACCCAATTCCCGGCTGTGAAAGCCGGCATTGTGAAATGGCCGATGAGCGTTATTCGGCTCAGCGGCAAGAAACAGGATTTGATAGAAGCCGGTGCTTATATTCTGAAAAAATGGCGCGGATATAGCGATCTCAACGCAGATATTATCGCCAAAACCGGAAATACCGTGCATAATACCATTACGCCGATTGCCCGCCGTCGCGGTCGGGTTTTTGAATTGGATTTGGTTTTGCGCAATAACCGTACCACACCGCAATTCCCCATGGGGCTTTTCCATCCGCATGCCGAAGTACATCATATTAAAAAAGAAAATATTGGTTTAATTGAGGTGATGGGCTTGGCGGTGTTGCCGGCCCGGCTTGCACAAGAGCTAAACGATTTGAAACCTTATTTAATTCGGCGTGATTTAACAGGATTATCTAAGCATGAATCCTTAAAGAAGCACGCGATATGGGCGAGCGATTTGTTGGAAAAACATCAATTCACTGCACGAAATGTAACTAAAATTTTGAGAGCAGAAGTAGGAAATGTGTTTGCTAAAGTTTTGGAGTATGCCGGAGTTTATAAAAGGACCCCAGAAGGAAAAAAAGCTTTTGACCGGTTTATTCAAAAACTGTGA
- a CDS encoding winged helix-turn-helix transcriptional regulator → METNKTNLRPYGINPEKGRDYENITYVLALVYNLLQTRVEKYLLPHGLSAVQFNLLMLAAYQNNGKGLSQVELSKRLIASASNITKLVEKSVNVGLITRQTNPKSRRENIICITQKGQNLIDEVWPEYDKLVRELTERIPSADRAQFETILCNWFVTLQKDK, encoded by the coding sequence ATGGAAACAAATAAAACGAACTTACGTCCTTACGGTATCAATCCGGAAAAAGGGCGCGATTATGAGAATATTACGTATGTGTTAGCGCTGGTTTATAACCTGTTGCAAACGCGCGTGGAAAAATACTTGCTTCCTCATGGTTTGTCGGCTGTGCAATTTAATTTACTGATGCTTGCCGCTTATCAGAATAATGGTAAGGGACTTAGCCAAGTGGAGTTATCCAAACGCCTCATTGCCTCGGCCAGTAACATCACGAAACTGGTAGAAAAATCGGTCAATGTCGGTTTGATTACGCGCCAAACCAATCCAAAAAGCCGCCGCGAAAATATTATTTGTATTACGCAAAAAGGACAAAATTTGATTGATGAGGTATGGCCGGAATATGATAAACTGGTAAGGGAATTGACGGAGAGAATTCCGTCTGCCGATCGTGCCCAATTTGAAACCATTTTATGTAATTGGTTTGTAACTTTACAAAAGGATAAATGA